One genomic region from Quercus robur chromosome 4, dhQueRobu3.1, whole genome shotgun sequence encodes:
- the LOC126721747 gene encoding uncharacterized protein LOC126721747, translating to MKNSGKPFSKGKFSSSKGDRKEFKKKDGKEFQSPQGIVCYECNGHGHLKKECPNYLRGKGKVFATTLSDSDSSNSDTEGECDSEGNYQAFMTIASVNSKNDLSKLVDELGDLSEDEEVEELEDEDVYQNEGENNLQEAYNSLLEDCGKYAKVANLAVKKMKKVEEEHKGILVQLKEAKCEVEGLKGELVKAYSKIKFLELEIIQANVKVEHISTKKLDNTGLGYTGEGSLSSEPKKEVKFISAKNEEKLKEVKLEIETPAVVKRTIGAKPKEKGKSLPKNQKGPRVKHLCRHCGAQGHTRPNGFKLHALKKVDSMRGQETSKRRPNGAQAKADSEGHLIGDVMEILKNISLCFANFTPRFESYVGHTLPSKALIQNTRKEWVKKGTYA from the exons ATGAAAAACAGTGGGAAGCCATTCAGCAAAGGAAAGTTCTCATCCTCCAAGGGTGATAGGAAGGAGTTtaagaagaaagatgggaaggagTTTCAATCCCCTCAAGGAATTGTGTGTTACGAATGCAATGGCCATGGGCATCTCAAGAAGGAGTGTCCTAACTACTTGAGAGGGAAGGGCAAAGTGTTTGCCACTACTTTGAGTGATTCTGACAGCTCAAATTCAGACACGGAAGGAGAATGTGACAGTGAAGGGAACTACCAAGCCTTCATGACAATTGCCTCAGTCAATTCAAAGAATGATTTGAGCAAATTGGTTGATGAACTTGGTGATCTTTCCGAGGATGAGGAAGTTGAAGAATTGGAAGACGAAGACGTGTACCAAAATGAAGGCGAGAACAACCTTCAAGAAGCATATAATTCTTTGTTGGAAGATTGTGGCAAATATGCCAAAGTTGCCAACCTtgctgtgaaaaagatgaaaaaggttgAAGAAGAGCATAAGGGAATACTTGTGCAACTCAAGGAAGCAAAGTGTGAAGTAGAAGGACTCAAGGGAGAGTTGGTTAAAGCATACTCTAAGATCAAGTtccttgaacttgaaattatcCAAGCTAATGTCAAGGTCGAGCACATCTCCaccaagaaacttgacaat ACCGGTTTGGGCTATACTGGAGAAGGAAGTTTGAGCAGCGAACCCAAGAAGGAAGTGAAGTTCATATCAGCCAAGAATGAAGAGAAACTTAAAGAAGTGAAGCTTGAGATTGAGACCCCTGCTGTAGTAAAGAGAACCATTGGTGCAAAgccaaaggaaaaagggaagtcattacccaaaaatcaaaaggGGCCCCGAGTAAAGCACTTGTGTCGTCATTGTGGCGCACAAGGACACACAAGGCCGAATGGTTTCAAGCTTCATGCACTCAAAAAGGTTGATTCTATGCGTGGTCAAGAAACTTCAAAAAGGAGACCAAATGGAGCACAAGCTAAGGCAGATAGTGAGGGACATCTCATTGGAGATGTTATGGAGATATTGAAGAACATATCACTGTGCTTTGCTAACTTCACTCCAAGGTTTGAAAGTTATGTTGGTCATACCCTGCCATCTAAAGCTCTCATCCAAAATACTCGTAAAgagtgggtgaagaagggtacttaTGCATGA